One window of Sulfurospirillum sp. 1612 genomic DNA carries:
- a CDS encoding serine hydroxymethyltransferase, which translates to MSILKTEDPAVYDLVELELKRQTEHLEMIASENFTFPAVMEAMGSVFTNKYAEGYPNKRYYGGCEFADKVEQLAIDRACELFGCKFANVQPNSGSQANQGVYQALLKPYDKILGMDLSQGGHLTHGSKVSSSGKTYSSFFYGVDENGRIDYEKVREIAHIVKPKIIVCGASAYPRVIDFAKFREIADEVGAYLFADIAHIAGLVAAGEHPSPFPHCHVVSTTTHKTLRGPRGGLIMTDDEELAKKINSAIFPGIQGGPLVHVIAAKAVGFAYNLKPEWKTYAKQVKANMQVLSDVLIKRGYDIVSGGTDNHLVLVSFLNKNFSGKDADIALGNAGITVNKNTVPNETRSPFVTSGVRIGSAALTARGMGTKEFDIIANKIADVLDDIQDTDLQAKIKEEMKVLASQFVIYEQSTY; encoded by the coding sequence ATGAGTATATTAAAAACAGAAGACCCTGCAGTATATGATTTGGTAGAATTAGAGTTAAAAAGACAAACCGAACACCTTGAGATGATTGCTAGTGAAAACTTTACCTTTCCAGCTGTCATGGAAGCCATGGGAAGCGTTTTTACGAATAAGTATGCCGAAGGTTATCCAAACAAAAGATACTATGGAGGTTGTGAGTTTGCTGACAAAGTAGAACAACTTGCGATTGATAGAGCTTGTGAATTATTCGGATGTAAATTTGCCAATGTACAACCAAACTCTGGTAGTCAAGCCAATCAGGGAGTCTATCAAGCACTTTTAAAACCGTATGACAAAATTTTGGGTATGGATTTGAGTCAAGGTGGACATCTAACACACGGCTCAAAAGTGAGCAGTTCGGGTAAAACGTACTCAAGTTTCTTTTATGGTGTTGATGAAAACGGTCGCATCGATTATGAAAAAGTGAGAGAGATCGCACACATTGTAAAACCAAAGATTATCGTTTGTGGTGCTAGTGCGTATCCACGCGTAATCGATTTTGCTAAATTCCGTGAAATTGCGGACGAAGTGGGAGCCTACCTTTTTGCAGACATTGCCCACATTGCCGGTCTTGTAGCCGCGGGAGAACATCCAAGTCCTTTTCCTCATTGTCATGTTGTCTCAACAACAACCCATAAAACACTAAGAGGTCCAAGAGGGGGACTCATCATGACTGATGATGAAGAGTTGGCTAAAAAAATAAATAGTGCCATTTTCCCTGGAATCCAAGGTGGTCCACTGGTGCATGTTATCGCAGCCAAAGCGGTGGGTTTTGCGTATAATCTCAAACCAGAATGGAAAACTTATGCCAAACAAGTGAAAGCCAACATGCAAGTACTCTCAGATGTCCTCATCAAAAGAGGTTATGACATCGTCAGTGGCGGTACGGACAACCATCTCGTGCTGGTTTCATTTCTAAACAAAAATTTCAGTGGAAAAGATGCAGACATCGCTCTTGGAAACGCGGGTATTACAGTCAACAAAAACACCGTACCTAATGAAACGCGCAGTCCTTTTGTGACTAGCGGTGTGAGAATCGGAAGTGCGGCGCTTACTGCCCGAGGTATGGGTACCAAAGAATTTGACATTATTGCCAATAAAATTGCCGACGTACTTGATGATATCCAAGATACCGACTTACAAGCAAAAATCAAAGAAGAGATGAAAGTCTTAGCTAGCCAGTTTGTTATCTACGAGCAATCAACATATTAA
- the lysS gene encoding lysine--tRNA ligase translates to MVFENQYEQQRIQKSQDLKNLGKNPYRHNVKKDCTTLEFKTTYEYIKDTEEKRDENKLHTISGRIKFLRHMGKAAFAKIEDEQDVLQIYFSRDSIGEAWFKEAKKLIEVGDIVFVKGFPFVTKTGELSLHAQTLELATKSITPLPEKFHGLQDIELRYRKRYLDMIMNQDVKKTFRLRSLIVSRIRHFFESKNFLEVETPMMHPIAGGANAKPFVTYHNALGVNRYLRIAPELYLKRLVVGGFESVFEINRNFRNEGMDLTHNPEFTMVEFYWAYHNYHDLMHLTEDLFTYLLDKLNLPKKLPFGDVVIDFSKEFRKISFRDSLIQIGNVPEDILDSKEKILEFFKENNLEVDTKMNIGKLYEEMFDLFVEEKLIDPTYIIDYPIEISPLARRNEENKNIAERFELFIAGREIANGFNELNDPIDQYERFKKQIEAKNEGDDEAHEMDEDYVQALGYGLPPTAGEGLGIDRLVMLLANQHSIRDVILFPAMKPLLDPTTDENENSKE, encoded by the coding sequence TTGGTATTTGAAAATCAGTACGAACAACAAAGAATACAAAAATCACAAGATTTAAAAAATTTAGGAAAAAATCCTTATAGGCACAATGTTAAGAAAGATTGCACGACTCTTGAATTTAAAACGACCTATGAATATATCAAAGATACCGAAGAAAAGCGGGATGAAAACAAACTGCATACGATTTCAGGACGTATCAAATTTTTGAGACATATGGGAAAAGCTGCCTTTGCGAAGATTGAAGACGAACAAGATGTATTGCAAATATATTTCAGTCGAGACAGTATTGGCGAAGCGTGGTTTAAAGAGGCTAAAAAACTCATTGAAGTGGGTGATATTGTTTTTGTCAAAGGATTTCCTTTTGTCACAAAAACGGGAGAATTATCGCTTCACGCGCAAACACTTGAGTTGGCCACCAAATCTATCACGCCTCTACCAGAAAAATTTCACGGATTACAAGACATCGAATTACGATACCGAAAACGTTATCTTGATATGATTATGAATCAAGATGTCAAAAAAACATTTAGATTACGCAGTTTGATTGTCAGCCGAATCCGACATTTTTTTGAATCCAAAAACTTCTTAGAAGTCGAAACACCGATGATGCATCCGATTGCAGGAGGTGCCAATGCCAAACCTTTTGTGACCTATCACAATGCACTAGGCGTCAATCGATACCTCAGGATTGCCCCAGAGCTTTATCTCAAAAGACTCGTTGTCGGAGGTTTTGAATCTGTGTTTGAAATCAATAGAAACTTTAGAAATGAAGGGATGGATCTGACGCACAATCCTGAATTTACAATGGTAGAATTTTATTGGGCCTATCACAATTATCATGATCTTATGCATTTAACTGAAGATTTGTTTACCTATCTCTTAGATAAATTGAATTTACCTAAAAAGTTGCCATTTGGTGATGTTGTTATTGATTTTTCAAAAGAATTTAGAAAAATCTCTTTTAGAGATTCACTCATTCAAATCGGTAACGTTCCAGAAGACATCCTAGATAGCAAAGAGAAAATTTTAGAATTTTTCAAAGAAAATAATCTTGAAGTTGATACGAAAATGAACATCGGAAAGTTGTACGAAGAGATGTTTGATCTCTTTGTGGAAGAAAAACTCATCGACCCGACTTATATCATCGATTATCCAATCGAAATCAGCCCATTGGCACGAAGAAATGAAGAAAATAAAAATATTGCAGAGCGCTTTGAACTCTTTATTGCAGGGCGAGAAATCGCCAATGGATTTAATGAATTAAATGACCCGATTGATCAATATGAAAGATTTAAAAAACAAATTGAAGCAAAAAATGAAGGAGATGATGAAGCACATGAGATGGATGAAGATTATGTACAAGCTCTCGGATACGGTCTCCCTCCAACTGCCGGTGAAGGTTTGGGTATTGACCGACTTGTCATGCTCTTAGCCAACCAACATTCTATTAGAGATGTCATATTGTTTCCGGCCATGAAACCCCTTTTAGACCCAACAACAGATGAAAATGAAAATAGTAAGGAATAA
- a CDS encoding Fur family transcriptional regulator encodes MNSMENIEYDHLIAAFKDVLKKNVLKFTRQREIVIQTLYNFPNHFSPEELYILIKKNHPKLNIGIATVYRTLNLLEDSNIVTSLTFGQAGKKFELANKPHHDHLICKNCGLIIEFEDKDIEHKQEKIAKANGFALTGHIMQLYGICEKCQQKLQSENK; translated from the coding sequence ATGAACTCTATGGAAAATATCGAATACGACCACTTAATCGCTGCGTTCAAGGATGTATTGAAAAAAAATGTATTAAAATTCACAAGGCAAAGAGAGATTGTGATACAAACACTCTATAATTTTCCCAATCATTTCTCGCCAGAAGAACTTTATATTTTAATCAAAAAAAATCATCCAAAACTCAATATTGGAATTGCCACCGTTTACCGAACCTTAAACCTTCTTGAAGATTCTAATATCGTCACATCACTGACTTTTGGACAAGCAGGTAAAAAATTTGAACTTGCTAATAAACCGCATCATGATCATCTCATCTGTAAAAATTGTGGTTTAATTATCGAATTTGAAGATAAGGACATAGAACATAAGCAAGAAAAAATCGCAAAAGCCAACGGTTTTGCACTCACCGGACATATCATGCAACTCTATGGTATTTGCGAAAAATGTCAACAAAAATTACAATCAGAAAACAAATAA
- a CDS encoding CvpA family protein yields the protein MDQVSIFDIVSLSLILILGIKGVINGFIKEVFGLIGIVGGIYVATRFAETTGQFIDTNIYAFGNKASLYLIGFIATLLLVWILSIIIGYILSHLLKASGLSGLDKLAGFLVGSLKIFLVFSILAIALTNVEFVRSRIQKYMDKSFMYPIFLETGKYIVKINTDDIVEKISGSPENNTSK from the coding sequence ATGGATCAAGTATCAATTTTTGACATTGTCTCTTTATCACTCATATTGATATTGGGGATAAAAGGTGTGATTAATGGATTTATCAAAGAAGTCTTTGGTTTAATCGGTATCGTCGGTGGTATTTATGTTGCTACACGTTTTGCTGAGACAACAGGTCAATTTATCGACACTAATATTTACGCTTTTGGCAACAAAGCATCACTCTATCTGATTGGCTTTATCGCCACACTGTTATTAGTATGGATTTTGAGCATTATTATCGGATATATTCTATCTCACCTCTTAAAAGCGAGTGGCTTAAGCGGCCTGGATAAACTCGCCGGTTTTCTTGTCGGTAGTTTAAAAATATTTCTAGTTTTTTCGATTTTGGCCATCGCATTAACCAATGTAGAATTTGTCAGATCAAGAATTCAAAAATATATGGATAAAAGTTTCATGTATCCTATTTTTCTAGAGACCGGGAAATACATCGTAAAAATCAATACCGATGACATAGTAGAGAAAATCTCCGGTTCACCAGAAAACAATACTTCAAAGTAA